From the genome of Salvia splendens isolate huo1 chromosome 7, SspV2, whole genome shotgun sequence:
GCAGAAACCGGACTACTCGAGTGTAGACCAGCTGAGACTCCGATTATGATGAATCACGGACTGAAGATCCTTGAGGGGGCTGCAATGACAGATCGAGAAAGATATCAATGCCTTGTAGGGAAATTGATCTACCTCGCCCATACGAGGCCGGACATTGCATATGCAGTAGGAGTTGTGAGCCAGTTCATGCACAAACCTCAGGAAGAGCACATGGAAGCGGCCCTTAGAATTGTGCGGTACCTAAAGGGGACAACAGGATATGGCGTACTACTCGAAAGGAAGGAGAACCTTGAAATAGAGGGGTACACTGACGCTGATTGGGCCAGCAACCCGAACGATAGAAGATCTACAGCTGGATATTTCACCTTCGTTGGTGGAAACTTGGTCacttggaggagtaagaagcagaaagtggtgGCATTATCTAGTGCAGAAGCAGAGTTCCGTGGAGTGAAGAGTGGAATCACCGAGATCTTGTGGCTGCGAAGATTACTCACGGAAATTGGTTTCCCTCCAAAAGAGAAAATTAGACTTTTCTGTGACAACAAAGCAGCTATTAGTATCTCGGAAAATCCAGTCCAGCATGATAGGACCAAGCATGTGGAAGTTGACcgtcacttcatcaaagaaaatatAGATAGTGGCATCATCGAACTTCCATTCGTTCGGTCTGAAGAACAACTAGCGGATATTCTGACTAAAGCAGTGCATGCTAaggtcttcaaggaagttctgaccaagttaagtatcggagatgccgttactcaacttgagggggagtgtcaagaAAGGAAAAGGGAATATCCTACACACCAAGAAAGGAAAGAAGCATAAACCACTCTATTCTAGGAAGAAGAATCAAATCAATAGGGAATTGATACAATTAGAATAAATTGATCTTTTCCATATTTATCTTGTATTTACAACTATAAAAGGGAGTGCATTGTACACAGTGAGATATAAGATATACAACAGAAATCCTACGATACTTACAATGTTTTCTACTACCAATCTCATATCTCttgattaccatctttaagattcCACATTTGCTTGCACGTCCCCTCTCTCTGTCTATAAACTACACAATAATCCATCTGTCAGCATTCGTCGGCCCCATATTATAACCCTCTCTCCCTCCATTTTCTTGTTCTCATCAATCTCTCTCTCACCACCATCTCCGCCGCCATGAACGCCGGATTCACCCGCCACCGCTTCTCCAACGACCTGGACGACTCCGATTATTCCGCCAGCAACAGCGGCGGAGATTCCCCGCGCTCCAAGATGGCTTCCACTTCCTCCTCCAAAAGAAGGTAAATATTCTCTCATGTGCATGCATATGAAGACAATTAAGAGAGTAATTGAGTTGATTAATTGGTTTAATTACAATCTGCAGTAGGAGAGCTTCACAGAAGAGAGTGGTGTCAGTGCCGATCAAGGACATTGAGGGATTAAGGCAGAAGGGTGATCAGATTGGATCTCCGCCGTCCGATTCTTGGGCGTGGAGGAAGTACGGCCAAAAGCCTATCAAAGGCTCCCCATATCCGAGGTAATTAACTTAATTAACCGCTAAGTATAATCAATTAGGGTTCAATTTGGGGCTAATTGGTGCAGTATAATTGCAGAGGGTATTATAGGTGCAGTAGCTCAAAAGGATGTCCAGCAAGAAAACAAGTGGAGAGGAGTCGATTGGACCCTAAAATGTTGGTGGTGACGTATTATTGCGAGCACAACCACAATTGGCCGGTTTCCAAGGCCAACAACCACAAAACCACCGCCGCCAGAAACGTCAAAACTCCGATttcggaggaggaggaagaggaagacgaggaggaagaagtgGAGAAGAAGCCTACGATTAATCTATCCGATCAATCTCACGACGAATTCGAATTCACGGCGGCGGAGAACAAATTCAGCAGTAGCAATAACGGCGGCGAAGGACTGTTCATCCAAAACGGCAAATTCGGATGGTTTGCTGATTTCGAATCGGCAAATTGCACTATGTTGGAGAGCCCGATGCTGGCGGAGGACAGGATTAGTGCCGACAGCGAGATGGCGATGATTTTCACGATGAGGGAGGAGGATGAGTCGCTCTTCGCCGATCTCGGTGAGCTGCCGGAGTGCTCCACCGTGTTCCGCCGTGGAATGGTGGAGAGCGAGGCGGAGCAGAGGCGGCCGGGATTGGCGACCACCGGATGAGGGCGGGTGATGTGActtagatttttatttttaattttatttatttttaatttgtaattttaaaagaaatgttGAGAGAAGGttcttttgtaattttttaatattattttactatttgtcaACAGTGTAGACTGTAGAGGTTAGAAAAAAATTTGTTTGTTTGGGTGGTTGAAAGTCATAAATTAAAATCTCGTTGTAATTAACACCAATGCTTGTCGGTTTCTCTGACTACTGCTCTTATTTAAAGCATCAGCAGCGGGGTCTGGtggacgtcggaccggcgtgccgcACGTTCGTCATTAGGGAGAGACCGGCGGGCGCGGACACCGCAGGTCTGCGGTTTTCTAACGAAGTCCGTTATTGCGGTGccacggcggacgtcccgatttttaatttttttttaaaaaactctatatatatggctcgttgaacttcatttcattcgcaccacttgttttaacgagtttatctctctactttcattgcttttgaagataaatggagcaccacaatagggattcccccgccacgagcgagtaaAAACGATGACGTTTCCCGTTAGAGTTGGGGGAAAGGCCGGCGGAAGTGCACCGATATCCGAGATGATGCATGGAATGGTGCCGATGATGCCACAACCCCAAATGGCAGGGATGacgcccgggtactacaatatgtactcTTGGTGTgcagggatgggtgggatgatgccccaaatgctcgggatgatgatgcccgggatgatgcagggcatgcctgCCGTTGCGGGGGGAGCAGGctgggggtcccccaatcacctggggacaatgtctatcgcacatacatggatttattgtctagTGATTCCCCCCAGAGTACTCATCTGGaaactcagttcaccggcattgaaactttctcttttgaggagttggacTATCTTCAGTCAAggagtctcccactgagatgcCACCGGCGGTAGAGAGGACAAGTAAGCAGGGGAGAGGGAAGGGAAAGGGCACTACCTCGTCCTCGCGTGCGGGGAACGAGGGTGGGGCGGGGGCCGAGGGGAGGGGAAGGAAGCCGGCgggagaaagaggaccatctggagcataggggagtgcgtcgcgctgACGAAGGCCTGGGTCggtgtagtcgaggatccctacatcggggttaaccagcacatcgacataatgtggtggcgcattagccaaagctacctccaattcaaaccgccaggtgggaagcctcgcgatggagagcaatgccggaaacagtgggagcggctgaggaggcacCTCAGCTGATTTTCCtgcatctaccaaaacaacctctgcatggcaaccagcggcatgtccgccgatgatgtgaagcttctgtttCACTAGCAGTACCCCGACGGTGAATTGGGTTTCTGGGAagtcaaatattgggaggtctaccttgtggtgcagacttccgccaagtttagtgcgggtgttgaagctggctggccgaagtgGACGAAGGTCAACGCCTCCTGCGAGTACAGCAGCAGCGCCGGTTCCCATGAACTCCCcgacgccgaggcagagttcccgacccctCATTCGTCTTCCAGCCGCCGTAGGGCAAAAGACCGCGAtgcggatggctaggggaagcgccagcgggttCTTCCCAGGTCACTCCCGAGCTCAAGTGGCATGCGGCGACTGATCCCCTATACAAGAtgatgttgaaggatgtcatcgactCTCAGAGGGCCGATTTGGGTAAATTGTAGTACTATATCATAACATAACTTATTCTCGTTTTTAGTTTATAATACTACCATTTTTCAAATCTGGGTAGTATAATAAGTCCTTGagatttaatatattttcattGGCGACTCATCCTTGCAAGCAAACACAGATCCTTGAAATGAATCTGATTTTAATATTACCCCATCTGTCTCAAGCTACTCACACGATATTCCATTTTAGGGGTCTGAAACTACTTgcatcatttttcatttttggcaaaaactttAAGAGCTAGCAAGAATGGTGAAGGGGGAAGGTGGCGAGTGGAGGGTGGGGGAGGGAGGATAAAAGAGGGAGTGCGGGGGAGAGGGGAAGCAACACGCACATGCACTCCGCTAGAACACAAGTGTTCGTCTTTTCTAAGTTGCAAGTCAACCAttcttaagagcatctccaatagcactggacgtcaaatagccatcaaatagccttcacactgccacatcatcagcactacaattctcttgccacatcagcttgccacatcaactggacatcaaatagccctcacatagccttcacactacctatccacatcactaataacaattatataatttaatttacactcgtatcaacatacggaatttaatttacgagacaaatacggaaaattcgaataataatattaaaatttaaaaagtacattaattttaaaaaaaaagtacaataattaaacaaattacatttaaaaaattacataaatttgcataaaaactaacgccttgcaatcctccgcgcccacaactcttcaactaaatccttttgcagtcgaatatgagcctccgtctgacgcatgtcggcatgtgcttggaggagggcttcttcatcgtgcggtaccccacctcgtacgttggacGTGGTGACGCCGTGGtttggacctgcttcattatcgtcggtggcccaatcagtcagttgtacaccttcatcttcgacgatcatgttgtgcatgataatacaggcgtacattatatcagcaatgcagtcgacatgccacaaacgcgttggtcccttaactgcagcccatcgagcttgaagcacaccaaatgcgcgctccacgtcctttcgcgccgactcctgccgcgtcgcaaagtaggccttcttcggatctgatgcgcaccggatcgtcttcacaaagacgggccacctagggtatatcccatccgccaagtagtagcccatatcatgctggttgccgttggcgacaaaactgatggccggaccgacgccctggcactgctcgttgaaaaggggcgacgagttgaggacgtttaggtcgttgttcgaaccggctatcccaaaatacgcatgccaaatccacaaccggtaatcagccacggcctcgaggatcatcgtgggatttttccccttgtagccggtcgtgtaaaaccccttccaggcagcgggacagttcttccattcccaatgcatacaatctatgctgcctagcattctcgggaacccgtgctgatccccgtgcatccgcagcagattccggcaatcttcgggggtaggctttcggagatactgatcaccgaatacttcgatcacgccctggcagaaatacttcatacattcgatggcagtcgtctcaccgatgtggaggtattcgtcccacatgtctgccgcggtgccgtaggccaactgcctgattgccgcaatgcacttttgaataggggtgtggccgggtctgccagccgcatcgtgcctgaagcggaaatacagatatcgctgctccaatgcgttaacaatacgcataaataagtcccgcctcatcctaaaacgacgcctgaaatggttggcgtcaaaacgcggctcctctgcgaagtaatctgtgaacaggcgctgatgtgcagcttcatgatcacgatgcaccacttgtcgacggtggacaactggtcgtgggcgaggtgccgccggctgcatataactctgcatccatcgatcaaactcacggctcgtataggcatctagctcttcgttcatcatacgctcgtactcatccgcatccccaccactaccacaggcattactcatttcttaaattgatcttgaacagaaagtaaggtagagagaatactcgttaaaacaagtggtgcgaatgaaaatgaggttcaacgcgcgtatatatagtgttttagaaaaaaaaaaattaaatccgacgccggtttggcgccgatccgggacgcacaatggcgcccgtgaggatcggcgtcggaaccggcgtcagcgcgggaatcggcatggcgacgccgattttgacgccgatttcgccgacgccggttccaatggttcagcgtcaaaccggcgtcggcgaaaaatcggcgtcgcggtggtgacgccggttattggagatgctctaatgtaCCATGTTACTAGTCATGACTCAGACATGAATATAGTTACTGAGATTAAATAAATATAGCAAAACTATTTAGCCAATCTCCCAAAATATCATTTAATACACTAAAATAGTTGGATTAAAGGGATTAATTGTTTGACTATCGGCAGTCATTTAATACACTAAAATAGTTGGATTAAAGGGATTAATTGTTTGACTTTCGGCAGAAgagataaattgaaaaataaaaaagtaacaTGCCAGAGATTAATTGTCTATCGACTGAGGACATAactcgaaaaataaaaaaataacccGCTGTGCAAATCTGTTCTAACCCACGTAttcacattaaaattaaaagagTAATCAATCTAAGCAAACATGTCGATCATCATTCTTTCATAAAATAAGTCCCAAAAATCTGAATTACTATCAACTTATAAAGAGTTCCCATTATTGGTGGCGGTAAATTTGAAAAGAGCTAACAATCAATGGAGATGCAGCTGGCCGCAGCCGCCGACGCATCACTGGTGCTGACGAAGGGATCGATCTTCACCCATATGAGAGAGAAAACAGAGGCCAGAAGCACCGACCACAGCACAACTATGGTTGGAGTCCGATTCTGCCGCCCCATCAGACCTTTCAGGAACGGATATAGATGAAGAATCACCCAAAACGCGAAGAACACTTTCCCGAACAGCGGGCCCCACGACTCGTACCCGCTGTTCAGCGCGTCCGAGAATCCCGCCACCACTCCCACCAGGTTCATGATCAGGATCGTCGTCGGCGGGATCAGGACCGTCGTCCACTTGAATACATACAGATCCGCAAACTCCCCGTCGTCCGCCGCCTTCGCCGTCACCGTGAAGTTCGTGTCCACCCCCGCCAGCATTTTCAGGAACCCCTGGAACACCGCGAACAGGTGCGCCGACACGCCGCCGATCACCCAGAACTGCTCGTTACGCCACAGCGCCTCGATGCTCACGCCGCTCCACCGCAGCTCGATCACGCTCGTCAGGATGATCGAGATGAAAAGCCCTAGAAACAGCACGCTCGCCAGATTCGACAGCTGAAATCAATTCAGGTCTAATTAGGCAAATTGAACAAAATTAGGGCAAAACTGGAAACCCTAGGCGAATTGAATTACCGTGGGGATGATGAATTTGCCGGTGACGAGGCATATCGCGGGGAGGGTGCAGTACGCGACGAGAGGGAGAGAGGTGAAAGGGTAAACAATGGTGTTGATGTAGGCGAGGCGCTGCAGCCACATGAGGCGGCCGGCGCCGAAGCCGTACCACAAGGGGCAATGTCTGCTCAGGAAGATCTCGACGGATCCCAACGCCCATCGCAGAACCTGGTGCAGCCTGTCCGACAAGTTGATCGGCGCCGATCCCTTGAACGCCGGCCTCAACGGCATACAATAGATTGATCTCCACCCGCGGCATTGCATCTTGAATCCCGTCAGAATATCCTCTGTAACCGACCCGTAGATCCAACCGATCTCCTTCCCCCATGCCGTCTTCTCCTCGTACCCGCACCCGATCACATGGATTGCTTCTCTGATCAGCGTTGATGGATTCGCGGAATCAGCCACTCCTCCGTTTTCCAGCAGTGTTGACTCGATGAAGACGCTAGACAACCCGAAGGTCTTCTCGAAGCTCATCTGCGAGATGAGCATCGACCTCTCGTGTTCATCGTAATCTGCAAAAGAATCATAAGCATGATGAATTGCTGTTGctatgaaatgaaatgaaaggaaatgTAAGAAACTGACTGTCGATTTCTCTGAGGTTGAAGATGGCAGCATCGAGGTCTTCTCTCTTGGCATCACGATACGTCTCTGCGAAATCCTTCTCTTTCGCGGGCTTCTTTCTACAACAGCAGCAGCAAGACGATGACGATGACTTGGCAGGCAGAGTGGGAAGGTTTGAAGGGCCATAGCCGTAAAGGGCTTGTCTGTTGAAGACACATCCTGTCCCGACATACACTGGTCCTTGAATTCCATCCAACCCTTTCATGTTTACCTGCAAGAATACAAGTGATTTTCTGCACAAGATTGTAGTAAGGATTTAATTACTGAATAGAGAAGGGTCATTACGTCGAAGAAAACTGTGTTACGGTTGGCATATCGATCGCTCTTGTCAATGCCATCAAACCTCTGGGGGAACTGCACATAGCAGACGTCGCGGCCAACTTGAGGATCCATGAAGAAACACATTGCCTCGCGAATAGCTTTGCTGTTGTTCACATAGTGATCACAATCAAGATTGAGTATGTACGGTGCGTTTGTTAGAACCGCAGAAACTCTTATCTGAAACAAGATTATCATCTGCATCATCGTCATCTTcgtttggtgaagaagatagtaagaACTCTCACCAGAGCATTTTCTGCACCAGCCTTCTTGTGATGTTGGTAACCAGGTCTCTTCTCTCTAGAGACATAAACCAACCTCGGCAGCTCATTGCCATCTGTATCGTGTGCGCCCGTGTTTCCTAAAAACACCTAAGATCGAACGAACATGGTTTCGACAGTGTGAGTTGATATTGGTGTCACAAGAACATATGTATGAATGAGGGTACTAGAATGAACCTGAATCATTCCAGGATGATCGCGGGAATTATTTCCCGGCCAAGATGTTCCATCAGCCATGATCCACCCTTCATCTGGTGTTTTCTGGGCCTTTGCTACTAAAGCGTTTATCCGAACTTTATACTCTTCGTAGTCTCTCTGTAACACAGTAGAACAAAGGATGATTTTCGAGATAAATCTAGTGGAAAAGAATGGATCAATGCTGAAGAGTTCACTTACTTTCATTGCTCTGCGTTCCTTGACAAAGGAAGGCTGGATTTTATCCTTCAAGTAGTCAATCTTTTGTGAGAAGTAGAACTCTGGGGCACGAGGCTCAATGGCGAATTTCTTGCAGAAGGGCACCCATTTCCTTGCAAAATCAGCCGTCTCCACAAGGGACTCGAAGGTAAGCATGGCTGCACCATCATCAGATACATAGCAAGAAACTTTATCAACTGGATAATCCACTGCGAGGATTGAGAGGACTGTGTTTGCTGTTATCAAAGGAGGCTCCTTCAATGGATCCACTGTACTCACAAAGAAATCGACAGCAGCAAGCTCAGACGGCTCCCCCTCGCGCTCATACCTAGAGTATCATCAGATCACAAAATCTTAAGCAAATCTTGTCATGttttagaagaagaagaagaagaaaaagaagagacctGGCAGACAAGCGGTCAATGAAGGTCTCCCTGTTGATAGGACACCATTTGGGGAACTGATCGAGCACCCAAGAGAAGGCGAACCATATCTCACAAATGACAGAAGTCAGCCATAGACCAAAGGCACTGTCAACAGGATGCGTGACACGATATTGGAAGAAAAGGGCGAGGATGATGAGTCGCATGATGATCACAGCTCTGTATGCTGTGAGCTGGGATTTCGGTATAGGGATTACTCTGGAAAGAGCCTGAGAAGTATCCACTGACCTGCAATTTTTTGATGTTATGACATTCTCATCAATTGAGTAATCAAACAAGAAGATGTATGTCTATAGTGATGGATAcataaatgtttattttgtcACACACAACCCATCTTACGTCAACAATTGTAATAAACAAActtcaaataaaatttcaaaagcTAACATTTATTCGAtacatattataaaatatttttggacTGTAGTGGGACGCTCTCATCATCCTATATGTTATATATTTATCTACATGTAAAGAAATGCGTCAGCTGCTGATCCTGATAATACGCATAACTCACGTAAACTTAAACATCATCTATATCTTACTCcttaaaaataatagtagttgTTTACATGAGTCGCAAATCAATGAAAATAAACCATACCTTTAGTTTCACATCACAATTATAAaccatattcttttatcaatacacaTAGCAATAAACCATAACTATTAGAAACAGTTCTATATAAATATGCATATGTCACTttgttcagtttattattctgtaacaaaTCAAGTCCGGTATCTGCCCTGCATTCCATTGTacatgacccgaaggtcccattgcatttgtacatatatatgtatgacccgaaggtccgtTGCCATTGTATATATGACCTGAAGGTCCATTACCATTGTATATCTGACCTGTAGgtccattgccattgtatacatatatatgacctgaaggtccattgccattgtaaatatgacccgtaggtccattGCCATTGATATCAGACCCAGGACATGACTGTCACAGATCCtgtttaatccaatgattcaaaTAATTCCAAAAGCACGTGCAAACATATCAACtgcatcaattacatatttctatcatataattcatttacaatatattaaacatatccattgcactaatcacatatccatactatattccaccatctatatcaaataacTCATAATTATATCTGAGTCACGTCATATAATCAAATTATTCACTTTATTTAACACATAGCAAAGAAGTACAtaaaacatgaaaaattaaaagcgtgatttatacacaccttacTTTCATATGCTCGTCAGCCGAGCTCCTGGTTTTGATTTCAGAGTTATTGTCTATATCTCTCCCTGACTCTTCATTTCTACTACGCCTCCCCCAAGCATTCACACGCACCTCCCTCTAGTATTGTTAGCAAATGTTGGTTTATAAGCTGACCCCCTCCTCCTTCATCTATATCACataactatatatatttttatattttcttttaatatcatcctttataaatctaatattgaatgcatttaaaaatattttgaaatatgaaagagaatagGGGGATGATGACTCATGTAAAAGTCCTACCATATGAATTACTACGTGGCCACACAAATAGATCCGGCAAAAAAAACGTGTTGGtcactaattaaaaataaaacaccacatataaaaataataattctaattcttatttgtataatatatataatttttttacacCTTACGAGTGATCAAACTACATATAGATTCCATTTGTTTGATTAGGTACTTCATAAAATGACGatctattttaataatttaatatcgaatattttctattttatttgtttccaaATAAAtcgttatttatttataaaaataacattGATCCCTTATTTATAATGCCCACTTCACAATTTTAGTAATTTCATAATGCAAAATGACAaagcaaatatttaaaataaaacatgtaTAAGGTCAAGGATGTTACGTAGTAGTATTCAGTTTAGTAGTTGTTGTGAAATGATGTAAGTTTCAGTGTGCTTACTGAGGTTGGTCATCCATTTGCTGTTCAGATGGAACTATTTCTGCTTTTTTATCCTTTTTCGGAGCTTTgctcttcttattcttcttgtCTTTCCAACTTTCCACACGATTCTTCCATATCGGATTTCCAGAATCATCCATATATTCTTGAAATTAAGACAAGAGTAAAATAATGAATTTCTCATCCAACAATGTAGGCTGATATTATTGTTAAAATTGTTCACTCACCACTGTCTATTGTGGAAACAGTACTGGTATTTCTAGCATGAACTCCAGTTTCCTGCAAAAACATTCAAGCATATATTGGCATTCCATTAAACATTGAAACAAATTATAATCACTCAGTAACTAATCAACTTGAACAAAAAACATTATGATGCTTCTTGCCTGAGAAGTATGTATAGTCGGAATATGATTGCCGGATTCTTCAGCCACTGCTGCACCATCTGTCCATTCAATACATTCATTATATACAAAACAtatatattgagaaaaaaatatgtGAAACATGACCACACTCAGATTTCATGAAAACATGCATCAAAGCTGTGATCAAGTGAATGTTCAGTAAAAGCAAAATAGAAAGAGTAGTATGCCTTCAGCGTAAGGAGTGGCACAGCGGATGCAGGAGGTACGGTCTTCCTTGATCTCGTAATCCAGACAATGTTGGCAAATGGGATAATTGCATTCATTACAGGCCACAAAGACTTCACCTTTGGAGTTTAATCCCACTTGTTCTCCACAAGTCTTGCATATGGGAATTCCAGATTCCATCATCTTTACTTTGCCACCTTCTGCAAATAGTAGGTTTATAATTCTCCCCAAAGTATTTTCTCAAGAAGATTTCCAAGCATGGAAATATATATGTGGAAATGATTTGAGAGACAAAATCAAGGAATATAAGTGTTGTTTTTGATGAATATGAAATAGAATTGGGAAAGGCTGTTGAGTTTGGTGGAATGAAGCTTTAATCAGAAGGT
Proteins encoded in this window:
- the LOC121811320 gene encoding cellulose synthase A catalytic subunit 8 [UDP-forming]-like isoform X1; translated protein: MMESGIPICKTCGEQVGLNSKGEVFVACNECNYPICQHCLDYEIKEDRTSCIRCATPYAEDGAAVAEESGNHIPTIHTSQETGVHARNTSTVSTIDSEYMDDSGNPIWKNRVESWKDKKNKKSKAPKKDKKAEIVPSEQQMDDQPQSVDTSQALSRVIPIPKSQLTAYRAVIIMRLIILALFFQYRVTHPVDSAFGLWLTSVICEIWFAFSWVLDQFPKWCPINRETFIDRLSARYEREGEPSELAAVDFFVSTVDPLKEPPLITANTVLSILAVDYPVDKVSCYVSDDGAAMLTFESLVETADFARKWVPFCKKFAIEPRAPEFYFSQKIDYLKDKIQPSFVKERRAMKRDYEEYKVRINALVAKAQKTPDEGWIMADGTSWPGNNSRDHPGMIQVFLGNTGAHDTDGNELPRLVYVSREKRPGYQHHKKAGAENALIRVSAVLTNAPYILNLDCDHYVNNSKAIREAMCFFMDPQVGRDVCYVQFPQRFDGIDKSDRYANRNTVFFDVNMKGLDGIQGPVYVGTGCVFNRQALYGYGPSNLPTLPAKSSSSSCCCCCRKKPAKEKDFAETYRDAKREDLDAAIFNLREIDNYDEHERSMLISQMSFEKTFGLSSVFIESTLLENGGVADSANPSTLIREAIHVIGCGYEEKTAWGKEIGWIYGSVTEDILTGFKMQCRGWRSIYCMPLRPAFKGSAPINLSDRLHQVLRWALGSVEIFLSRHCPLWYGFGAGRLMWLQRLAYINTIVYPFTSLPLVAYCTLPAICLVTGKFIIPTLSNLASVLFLGLFISIILTSVIELRWSGVSIEALWRNEQFWVIGGVSAHLFAVFQGFLKMLAGVDTNFTVTAKAADDGEFADLYVFKWTTVLIPPTTILIMNLVGVVAGFSDALNSGYESWGPLFGKVFFAFWVILHLYPFLKGLMGRQNRTPTIVVLWSVLLASVFSLIWVKIDPFVSTSDASAAAASCISIDC
- the LOC121811321 gene encoding probable WRKY transcription factor 65, which codes for MNAGFTRHRFSNDLDDSDYSASNSGGDSPRSKMASTSSSKRSRRASQKRVVSVPIKDIEGLRQKGDQIGSPPSDSWAWRKYGQKPIKGSPYPRGYYRCSSSKGCPARKQVERSRLDPKMLVVTYYCEHNHNWPVSKANNHKTTAARNVKTPISEEEEEEDEEEEVEKKPTINLSDQSHDEFEFTAAENKFSSSNNGGEGLFIQNGKFGWFADFESANCTMLESPMLAEDRISADSEMAMIFTMREEDESLFADLGELPECSTVFRRGMVESEAEQRRPGLATTG
- the LOC121811320 gene encoding cellulose synthase A catalytic subunit 4 [UDP-forming]-like isoform X2; translated protein: MKVRSVDTSQALSRVIPIPKSQLTAYRAVIIMRLIILALFFQYRVTHPVDSAFGLWLTSVICEIWFAFSWVLDQFPKWCPINRETFIDRLSARYEREGEPSELAAVDFFVSTVDPLKEPPLITANTVLSILAVDYPVDKVSCYVSDDGAAMLTFESLVETADFARKWVPFCKKFAIEPRAPEFYFSQKIDYLKDKIQPSFVKERRAMKRDYEEYKVRINALVAKAQKTPDEGWIMADGTSWPGNNSRDHPGMIQVFLGNTGAHDTDGNELPRLVYVSREKRPGYQHHKKAGAENALIRVSAVLTNAPYILNLDCDHYVNNSKAIREAMCFFMDPQVGRDVCYVQFPQRFDGIDKSDRYANRNTVFFDVNMKGLDGIQGPVYVGTGCVFNRQALYGYGPSNLPTLPAKSSSSSCCCCCRKKPAKEKDFAETYRDAKREDLDAAIFNLREIDNYDEHERSMLISQMSFEKTFGLSSVFIESTLLENGGVADSANPSTLIREAIHVIGCGYEEKTAWGKEIGWIYGSVTEDILTGFKMQCRGWRSIYCMPLRPAFKGSAPINLSDRLHQVLRWALGSVEIFLSRHCPLWYGFGAGRLMWLQRLAYINTIVYPFTSLPLVAYCTLPAICLVTGKFIIPTLSNLASVLFLGLFISIILTSVIELRWSGVSIEALWRNEQFWVIGGVSAHLFAVFQGFLKMLAGVDTNFTVTAKAADDGEFADLYVFKWTTVLIPPTTILIMNLVGVVAGFSDALNSGYESWGPLFGKVFFAFWVILHLYPFLKGLMGRQNRTPTIVVLWSVLLASVFSLIWVKIDPFVSTSDASAAAASCISIDC